The Herbiconiux sp. SALV-R1 nucleotide sequence GTCTGGTGCGGGTTAGCGAGGATGCGGTCCTCGATGTCGGCGAGCCCGTTGTGCTCGTCCTTCGGCTTCGCGGGCTGAATCTGAACGGTCATGCTCTTCTCTCTTCTCGTTGGGGCCACGCCACCGCGGCCATTGCTTCCTGCTGGGTCTTGCTGAGGGCTCCGTCGATCGGCTGCCCCAGCCACCTCGACCCGGCGGCGGCCAGCGCCACCGCGTCCGCGACGTTGTCGTCTGGGATACGCACGCCGGGGAACCGCTCACGCATCACCGTGCGGACGGTCTTCTTGTCGGCGTTGCCGTCGCCGGTCGCATACTTCGCGCGCTGCTTCGGCCACACCCGCACCACCTGGCAGTCCCGGCGGCGCATCTGCGTGATGATGTGCGCGAGGAGACCCGCGCGCTCGATGACGTCGCCGGCCGTGCGCTCGCCCTTCGGGACGTACATGCCCTCGATCACAACCAGCGACCCGCGCGGCGTGAATTTCACGACGCAGCCGAGGATGTAGAGCGTCAGGTCATCGACGGCGTCGACACCGACGACGGGCTCTGTCTTCACGAGCGACGTCGACACCGTGCCCTTTTCGACGAGCGCCAGACCGGTGCGGCGCAGGGACGGGTCGATGCCCACGCTGATCACTTCTTCTCCTCCCGCCGTGGCGTCGACTGCGCGAGGAGCGCACCGATGAGGCACATGACGAGGCCGAGGAACACAACCGCGCCGTTCGACGCGACCGTCAGCGACAACGCGACGGCACCGACACCGGAGAGCACCATGAGCACCCCAAGCAGGACGCGCATCAGGACCGCCCCCTCATCGCCGCCACGAGCCGTGACGTGAGACGAGCACCGCCGAGACGACGCCACCACGGCGACCGCTCGAACGTCCGCCGCCGGATCACCGGGCCACCAGCTTTCGGGTGTCACGCCGACGCGGCTGCGCAGCACAAGACTGCGCCCGCTGCGCCGCGAGCTTCCTAGCCTCGGCATCCTGGTACGCGCGGAGCGCTTCGAGGATCGCCTTGTCGGAGTTCATGCGGGCACCACCGCTGCGATCACACGCTGACGCACCCGCTCGAGGCCATCCGGCGTGTACGCGACATCGGCGAACACGGCCACCAGCTGCGGGAACGCGGTCGCGAGCTTGTCGCGGTTCGACGGGTCCGCCACGGCGATGGCCCTGATGAGCCGGTACATGAAGTCACCGGGCTGCTTGCCGAGCCCCTGGTCACCGAAGTGCCAGAGGATCGCACGGTCGATCTCGACCTGATCCATTGCTCTCTTCTCTCTTCTGAGGGGGAAGCCGCGCCCACCGCGGGGTTACCGTGCGACTCCTGTTCGCTTCCGGGTGGTCCCGGTCTGACGGTTCCCGCGTGGGGGGGTGGACGCGGCGGTCTGTGGGGTTAGGCGGACTGCTTCACGTCGACCTGCTGCGAACGCATGTACGTGTCGACCTCGCTCTCCGCGTATCGGACCAGCCGCCCGATCCGCGAGAAGGGAAGGTTCAGACCCTTCATGCGCCAGTCCCGGAGCGTCCCGACCGGGATGCCGGTCTGCTCCGAGCACTGCTGCTCGGTCAGCCATCGCGTCGCGCTCATGCGGACACCGCCCGCTCTCGGTCACGCTGACCTGTGAGGAGTTGGACCTTCGAGACACCGAGCCACTCGGCCACGACCTCCACCTCGTCGAGACCGAATTCGACCTCGCCGGAGTAGCGCCGCTGCGTGGCACGAACACCTCGCTCGATGACACGAGCCAGCTCGGCGACGGGCTTCGCCTGCCATGCCATCTCGGCCCGGATCTCGGCTGCGATCCTCTGCGCCAGTGCAATTTCGGGGTTCATGGAGACGAGTATGCGTTTATAAACACGCAGTGTCAAGCGCAGACGCAGGATGAATTCTGCGCGCACATAAACGTGCTTATATAGACGCAACGCGCCTATATGTGTTAACCTCGCGGGCATGCCTAGAGGAACCGAACCTGCTCCACGCGCCTACGCCAAACTCGTGGCGAAGGAGCTCGTGGCCATCGCTGCAGTGCGTGGTCATGAATCCGGTAGGGCCATCGCGAAGATGCTTGGACTGAGCGAGGCTTACGTCCGAGCGAGGGTCGCCCCAAACCCCAGCGCATCGTTCACCGTCACGGACGTCGAGCGGTTCTGCAAGATCGCTGGGGTCAGCCCCACGGCGTTCCTCGGCGACCCTTCTGGGACGCGCCGAACTGTGGTCGCCGAAGCCCGAATGGCACCCGTGACCCCCATCGGTGTCAGTGGCTCGAAGAAGACTGTGGACCTACACACGACGCCTCTGGACGCAACGAAGATCGCCGCAGCCGAAACCACGAAGGCACCAGCGGCCGACAAGGACTCGCTATGACACTCACATTCGAAACGGAAGAAGACTACGAAGGCACGACCGCCTACATGTTCGGCCGCGACAGCTACTACGACGGCCCTTGCGCCCGACGCTACGACCCCTACGTGCACGCTGAGGATCTCGGTCTGCCGATCATCTATCGCGAACTCCCACGCGATGACATCGACGCATGCTACTCCGAAGAGCACCACGCGATCTTCGTGCGGCCGAACCTTCACGGCATCGTCGAACGGTGCGCAATCGCCCATGAGATCGTCCACTTCGAGCACGGCGACGTAGGTGACGATCGCAAGCAAGAAGACCGCGCGGACCGCATCTCGGCCAGGCGACTCGTCCGGCCCCGCGATGTCTACGATTCGCTCGAGTTCACCAACGACATGGAGCGGGTCGCGTTGGAAATCGAGGTGACCGAGAAGGTGATGGCGATCTTCATCCGCGAGTTCGCCAACCGTGCCTAGACCGCCACTCCCCCTCGAGACGTGGGGGAAAGTGACTCGCAGCACCATCGATGGGCGCCCTGTCGCGGTCGCCTACTATCGTGACAGCACCGGCCGGCGCCGCAAGATGCAGCGGTTTGGCAAGACACCCGCGAACGCCGAGACAGTCCTGCTGGCGGCGCTCCGAGCGAAGCTTGCCGAGGGCGAGGCCGACGGCCTCCTCTCCCCCACCTCCACCGTCGAGGAACTCGCCAGCGCCTGGCTCGCCGAACGGAAGCTGAAGGGCGCGCCCGCGGGCACCATCACGACGTACCGCAACTCCATCACCGGGCAGATCGTGCCCGCGATCGGCTCTCTGCGGCTGCGTGAGGCGACGACACCGCGACTCGACCGATTCATCCGCGACCGCATGGATCGCGTCTCCACGGCGCGCACAGCGCGCACAGTGCTGGTACAGATGTTCTCGCTAGCGGTGCGGCACGGAGCGGTGCCGAAGAACTACGCGGCCGACGTCATCTCCGTGTCGGCGAAGAAGCGCGTCGTGAAGGTCATGAGCGAGAACGACATCCGTGCCATGCGCGCGCTGTTCCGAGAGTACGACCGCACCCACGTCTCGGAGCTCTACGAGCTCGCCCAGATGCTCACGGCGACGGGCGCCCGGATCGGCGAGACGCTCGCGCTGCGCTGGGAAGACGACGTCGACCTCGCCCAGGGCGTCGTCTACGTCAGCGGCACGCTCATCGACGACGGGAAGCTCATCCGACAGGGGCACCCGAAGAGCGACCTCGGCAACCGCGGCCTGCAGCTGCCGCCGACCGTGCTGGCGATGCTCACGCAGCGTCGCGTGAACGCCGAGTACCCAATGGTGTTCCCATCGGCGACGGGCACCTACCGCTGGCCGGCCAACACGCGCCGGCAGTGGCGCCAGGCGCTCGTAGACACCCCGTACGAGGGCAAGACGCCGAAGGATTACCGGAAGGCTGTCGCGACTCACCTGGCGCGGAAGGTGGGCACGAAGGCCGCCGCCGAGCAGCTCGGGCACTCGGAGGAGATCACGAAAGAGTTCTACGTCGAGCGTCAGGCCGAGGTCGCAGATTTCGCGGGAGTCATCGAGACGTTGTTTCAAAGTAGCGAGTAAGTAGCGGATCCGGCGCTCGCGCTGACTTCCGGGCGCAACAAAAAACCGCCCAGATCGTTGAGATCTAGGCGGTTTTCGTGGTGCACCCCCAGGGACTTGAACCCTGAACCCACTGATTAAGAGTCAGTTGCTCTGCCGATTGAGCTAGAGGTGCGAGGCCCGAGCGGGCCAGTCGTCAACATTAGCATGCTCGGGCGGGGTGCGCGAACCGGTCAGGATGCGACGCCCGCGAGGGTGCCGGAGACCTTGTTCGAGGGGTCGTAGACGAGGCAGAGCACCTCGTGGTCTCCGCCCTTCGTCCAGGAGTCGGCGGTGGGGGTGAGGTGGTTGAAGTCGTAGGCGGACTGCTCGTAGGGGATGCCGATGAACGTCGCGAAGGAGGCCCCGCATCCGTTCGTGGCTGCCTCGTCGACGGCCTCGTCGCCCGGGTAGTCGTCGCCCGGGATGTCGAAGGCCTCGTACACCTCGTAGTCGTGGGCGGCGGCGCAGTCGACCTGCTGCACGTCTTGCACCGACTGGGACTCGCCGTCGTTGAAGCAGTCGCCCACCGAGAGCAGGAAGACGTCGGTGGTCTCGGAACCGGCCGGTGCGGAGTCTGAGGTGGCGGGAGCGGCGGGACCCTCGTCGCCCCCGCCTCCGCTCGACGGGGCGGGGAGCGAGATGCAGCCGGCGAGAGTGACGAGGGTGAGGGCGGCGAGGCCGGTGAGGGCGGCCGTGCGAAGCGTGCTGTGCAGGGAATGGAGGGTCATGGGGGTAGGTTCTCAGGCATCGGTCGGGGTGAGTTCTGAGCAATTCCTACTCAGCGGAGAGCGCACGGTGACCTCACGGCCCTGGGATACTGGAGGCATGACCGACACGACTGCGCGCATCCAGGCCGGCGACACCGCCCCCGAGTTCACCCTCGTCGACGAGGACGGCGTCTCGCGATCGCTCGCCGACTACCGCGGCCAGCGGGTCATCCTGTACTTCTACCCCGAGGCCGGCACCCCCGGCTGCACGACCGAGGCCTGCGACTTCCGCGACAACCTCAACTCGCTGAAGAGCGCCGGCTACACGGTGCTCGGCGTGTCACGCGACAAGCCGGCGAAGCTGCGCGGCTTCGTCGACGAGCAGAACCTCAACTTCACCCTGCTCTCCGACCCCGACTCCGCCGTGCACGAGCTCTACAGCGCGTGGGGCGAGAAGTCGCTCTACGGCAAGACGGTGGTGGGCGTCATCCGCTCGACCTTCGTCATCGACGAACAGGGCGTCGTGACGCTAGCGCTCTACAACGTGAAGGCCACCGGCCACGTGGCGTCGCTGCGCAAGAAGCTGGGCGTCGACGCCTGAAGCTTCGGCGCTGGGCCTGATGCCGGGGCCCGACGCCTGGGGCCTGATGCGGCGGGCCTGACGCCGGGGGCATGCCTGACCGCCCCCGCTCAGAGCCGCCGTGTCGCCGCCACGACCGTCGGCGAGAACAGCAGCACCAGGCTGAGCACCGCGGGCACGAGTAGGTACCAGCCGACCTCGGGCGACGCCACCAGCCCCTGGAAGCAGCCGATCGCGATGACGATCTGGAGCAGCTGCCAGACCAGGGTCGCCGCCCTCGTCCAGGGCTGGGCGCGCAGCGTGTGCACGGCGACGAAGGCGAGGAAGATCGCGGCGATCGCCGCTAGCACGAGGATGGCCATGGCCGTCTCGTAGGAGGCCGGGCGCTCGGTGAGCAGCTCGACGACGAGCCACAGCACGACCCCCGCCATCACCAGCGCCTCGGCGCCGACGATGACCGCCAGGAGCACCAGCAGCACGGGGCGACGCGCCGGTCGACGGCCTGATGACACCGAAGATTCACTCGATGTCGAGGGGTCGTTCATCTCGTCGCTCACGCCCGTACTCCAGAGAAAAGCCTTGATTTTGCAAATACCAGTATGCGACCATATTCGAGGTCAATGTTGCTCACAGTGACGTGAGCGGGTGTAGCCTCCTCTGGCTGCAGCGTCCACCGTGCCATTGACCTTCTCACCCGAATCACCTGGTCATTCGACCGATGCACCCTGGCAATAAGGAGCACCCGCTTATGGATTGGCGCGACAAAGCCGCCTGCCTGACTGCAGACCCCGAACTGTTCTTCCCCGTCGGGAACACCGGGCCCGCCGTCGACCAGATCGACAAGGCCAAAGCCGTCTGCGCCCGCTGCTCCGTCACCGAGGTCTGCCTCCAGTACGCCCTCGAGACCGGTCAGGACTCCGGAGTCTGGGGTGGCCTCAGCGAAGACGAGCGCCGCGCTTTGAAGCGTCGCGCCGCGAGGGCACGCCGCGCCTCCTGATCGTGCAGGCGCTATCGCGCCCGCCGCGCCTCCTGATCCTGAGCCTCACGGCTTCTTCAACCACCTGAACGGGATCTCGATCGTCACGACCGTCCCACTGCCCACCATCGTGTGCCAGTCGATCGTGCCGCCGAGCTCTCCCTGAATGAGGGTGCGCACGATCTGGGTTCCGAGCCCCGAACCGACCTTGCCCTCGGGCAGGCCCGTTCCGCTGTCTTTGACCTCGACCGTCAGCGTCTCCTCCGAGCGGGTGGCGACGATCTCGACCTCACCCTCCTGCCCGGCGAGCCCGTGCTCCACGGCATTGGTGACGAGCTCGG carries:
- a CDS encoding ImmA/IrrE family metallo-endopeptidase, coding for MTLTFETEEDYEGTTAYMFGRDSYYDGPCARRYDPYVHAEDLGLPIIYRELPRDDIDACYSEEHHAIFVRPNLHGIVERCAIAHEIVHFEHGDVGDDRKQEDRADRISARRLVRPRDVYDSLEFTNDMERVALEIEVTEKVMAIFIREFANRA
- a CDS encoding septum formation family protein, whose protein sequence is MTLHSLHSTLRTAALTGLAALTLVTLAGCISLPAPSSGGGGDEGPAAPATSDSAPAGSETTDVFLLSVGDCFNDGESQSVQDVQQVDCAAAHDYEVYEAFDIPGDDYPGDEAVDEAATNGCGASFATFIGIPYEQSAYDFNHLTPTADSWTKGGDHEVLCLVYDPSNKVSGTLAGVAS
- a CDS encoding helix-turn-helix domain-containing protein translates to MSATRWLTEQQCSEQTGIPVGTLRDWRMKGLNLPFSRIGRLVRYAESEVDTYMRSQQVDVKQSA
- a CDS encoding WhiB family transcriptional regulator, whose protein sequence is MDWRDKAACLTADPELFFPVGNTGPAVDQIDKAKAVCARCSVTEVCLQYALETGQDSGVWGGLSEDERRALKRRAARARRAS
- a CDS encoding tyrosine-type recombinase/integrase; its protein translation is MTRSTIDGRPVAVAYYRDSTGRRRKMQRFGKTPANAETVLLAALRAKLAEGEADGLLSPTSTVEELASAWLAERKLKGAPAGTITTYRNSITGQIVPAIGSLRLREATTPRLDRFIRDRMDRVSTARTARTVLVQMFSLAVRHGAVPKNYAADVISVSAKKRVVKVMSENDIRAMRALFREYDRTHVSELYELAQMLTATGARIGETLALRWEDDVDLAQGVVYVSGTLIDDGKLIRQGHPKSDLGNRGLQLPPTVLAMLTQRRVNAEYPMVFPSATGTYRWPANTRRQWRQALVDTPYEGKTPKDYRKAVATHLARKVGTKAAAEQLGHSEEITKEFYVERQAEVADFAGVIETLFQSSE
- a CDS encoding crossover junction endodeoxyribonuclease RuvC, which produces MISVGIDPSLRRTGLALVEKGTVSTSLVKTEPVVGVDAVDDLTLYILGCVVKFTPRGSLVVIEGMYVPKGERTAGDVIERAGLLAHIITQMRRRDCQVVRVWPKQRAKYATGDGNADKKTVRTVMRERFPGVRIPDDNVADAVALAAAGSRWLGQPIDGALSKTQQEAMAAVAWPQREERRA
- the bcp gene encoding thioredoxin-dependent thiol peroxidase — its product is MTDTTARIQAGDTAPEFTLVDEDGVSRSLADYRGQRVILYFYPEAGTPGCTTEACDFRDNLNSLKSAGYTVLGVSRDKPAKLRGFVDEQNLNFTLLSDPDSAVHELYSAWGEKSLYGKTVVGVIRSTFVIDEQGVVTLALYNVKATGHVASLRKKLGVDA